In Flavobacterium luteolum, the DNA window TGTTGTTCGAATTTCTGGTCGAACTAACCATTGATTGTAATAAGCACTCTCATATAAAGCGTTATTTTTATCATTTAAAAAGGAATCATTTTTGTAATTTGTGGTGTAAAACTCATATTCAGAATACACTTTTGAGCTCCATTTATGCTCAAATTTAATTTGCGAATTCCATTCTTTTTCTTTTGCATCACCCTTATAGTTTTCAGAATCGATAATTGCCACATTATCCATTTTCATATCATAAAAACGATTATTTACAATTAACTTTAAATTCTCTGAAAAATCGTAATATATCTTAGGCTGGATTGTAAAATTATAAAATGGCTCCACATTTTTTAGTGGCGTGCTTTTATCTAAATCATAACCATCTGTAGAATAAAAATTAGCAAAAAGATTAGCTGAAAACTTCTTCTTCTTCCACAACAAATTCGTGTTAGCATCATTGGTGTTAAAAGTCGCATACCTATAAGAAAGACTTCCTGTAAACGTATCTTTCTTTGGTCTTTTTGTAATTACATTTATTACTCCACCCATTGCTTCAGATCCATACAATGCTGAAGAAGCTCCTTTAACAATTTCTATTCTTTCTATATTTCCCACAGAAACCCTTGATAAGTCCAAAACACCAGCACTCCTACCCACTAACGGCACTCCATCAATTAAAATCATAGTATAAGCCGCATCCAATCCTTGCATTTGAATTCCTTCAAAACCACTTTCGTCAGGAATTAAAATAATACCGGTTTGTTCACTTAAAATTTCATTTAATCTTGTAACACCAGACTTCATAATTGCTTCAGACGTAATAATTGTCATAGGCAAAGGCAAAGATGAAAGCACTCTTTCTGTTCTAGTTGCAGTAGTAACTTTTACTTCCGATAATTCATTTGTTTCCACACTGTCTTTTTTAACATTCTGAGAAACAGAAATTTGACAAAAAAGCACAACAGCAAAAAGAGTAATTTTAAAGTTCATTATTTTTATTCAGTCTTAATAATCGATGCAAATATATAACTATTTTTAATTGTTCTAAATTAAATTTATATATTTGCGAAGAATTTAAAAACAAAACAATAAGTTATGATTTCAAAAAGCCTTTTTTTGTCAGCCGCTATGGCTTTAACATGTGGTCTTGGATTTAGTCAGGACAAGAAACAACAAGACATAAAATCTATTAAATCGATGTGTGGTTGTTATGAGGTGAAGTTCAATTTCACAGAAACTTTCTCTTACCCAAAAGATTCTCTTACTTATAAACCTTCTGAGACTAAACACGAATCTGCTTTAGAATGGGTTGAGCTATTAGAAGATACTCCAAACAAAATTGTAATGCAGCATTTACTTATTGTAAGTCCTGATATGATTATTAAACACTGGAGACAAGATTGGCTTTACGAAAACACAGACTTATATACTTTTGACAAAGGCAATTCTTGGAAATACAAGAAATTAGATAAAAAAGCGGTTAAAGGTCAGTGGACTCAAAAAGTATATCAAGTAGACGATAGTCCAAGATATGAAGGATCTTCAACTTGGGTACATGTTGACGGACAAGACTATTGGGCAAACGTTGCCGATGCACCACTTCCAAGAAGAGAGCAGACAAAACGTAACGATTATAATGTTTTAAAAAGAAGAAACATCCACGAAATCACTGCTACAGGATGGAATCACGAGCAAGACAATGACAAATTAGTTCGCGATGATGCAGGAAAAGATGTTTTATTAGCGCAAGAAAAAGGATTTGATGTTTACACTAAAGTTCCTGATTCAAAATGTATTGCAGGACAAAAATGGTGGAAGGAAAATAATGCTCTTTGGAAAAATGTTCGTGACAAATGGCAAACTCTTTTTGACAGACACCAAGATTTAAATCTAGAGGCTAAAGTTGATAGAAAAGCACTTTATTCTCTTTTATTTGATTTGAAACCAGATGCTTCAAAAGCAGAATCTGATAAAATCATTGACAAATTTGTTAAGTAATTAGAATTAGTTGTTATAAAAAAGCCAGAAGTTTCTACACTTCTGGCTTTTTTGTTTGTAAAAGACTGATCTTTCAGCGTGAAAAGTTATTAATACTCATCTTCTAAGAAACCTGTTCTTCTATGACCTTCATAAAGAATATCATATCCGGTTTTATCATAATCGAAAAAGCTTATTAATTCAAAATAGTTAAAAATAATAATACTAGGAAAAATATCTTAAAAAGCTCATAAACAACAAACTATACTATTACTGAACATAGTTTAAGCAACAAACTATTTTTATAATCATTTCTACAGGAGCAAAAATAAAGAAGTATATTCCTGCTTTTTATCCCTAAAAGCCAAAAAAGTAATAAAAAAAGCCAATAGTCTAAAACTATTGGCTTTTTTCACTGTTAACTGTTTAATCTTTTTTCCTACATTCTTTCTGGAACTTCAATTCCCAACAATTGAAATGCAGATTTAATCACGTCGGCAACTTTCTGAGAAAGCTGCACTCTGAATATTTTTTTTGTCAAATCAACTTCTCCTAAAATATGCACCGACTGGTAAAAAGAGTTATATTCTTTTACCAAATCATAAGTATAGTTGGCAATTAACGCTGGACTATGATTTTGAGCAGCGTTCTGAATCACTTCTGGGAAAAGTTCAATTTGTTTTACCAATTCTTTTTCCTTTTCATGCAATTCTTCAATCTCGATTTTGTTTGAGAAATCAAAATCGGCTTTACGGATTATTGATTGAATTCTCGCGTATGTGTATTGAATAAAAGGACCAGTATTACCAGCAAAATCAACAGATTCTTCTGGATTAAACAAAATACGTTTTTTAGGATCTACTTTTAAAATGTAATATTTCAAGGCACCTAAACCAA includes these proteins:
- a CDS encoding DUF6607 family protein — translated: MISKSLFLSAAMALTCGLGFSQDKKQQDIKSIKSMCGCYEVKFNFTETFSYPKDSLTYKPSETKHESALEWVELLEDTPNKIVMQHLLIVSPDMIIKHWRQDWLYENTDLYTFDKGNSWKYKKLDKKAVKGQWTQKVYQVDDSPRYEGSSTWVHVDGQDYWANVADAPLPRREQTKRNDYNVLKRRNIHEITATGWNHEQDNDKLVRDDAGKDVLLAQEKGFDVYTKVPDSKCIAGQKWWKENNALWKNVRDKWQTLFDRHQDLNLEAKVDRKALYSLLFDLKPDASKAESDKIIDKFVK